The Apium graveolens cultivar Ventura chromosome 11, ASM990537v1, whole genome shotgun sequence genome has a window encoding:
- the LOC141697373 gene encoding uncharacterized protein LOC141697373 isoform X2: MQGDAEAIAKLKIKADTVNDDGKTLLHIESESGNTKRVRFILREFAYKNLLSKLTPYKYSALHLAIYDGHTEVADVIIEAARRQLLETEFQAFLRQGDEYMNTALDAAVMKGNVAIVKLLLEADPIDTHIQNDEDALYGAAFSGAMLAADVLINHDEESQNGKERARFIMREFENKSLLPKLSFDKQTALQLAIDLGHTEVAEVIIEEARRHMSETCFQAFLRKDDYKKDTALHLAVKKGNVANVKLLVEADPTDRHSRDYDGKTPMFIAVEQGLDDIVEIISTTCTSPSLDGPYGSTVLCIKYLDQVKSPRRTLYKIIERDALYAAAIAGDADAIANLEMQADILNIFGETILHFESRNGNTEHVRFLLREFANKNLLIRISEDKLTALHWATCGGHTEMAEVIIEAAKKQFPVTSFQAFLRQEDCKMHTAMVITAPSRASTPEYLRED, encoded by the exons ATGCAAG GAGATGCTGAAGCCATTGCTAAATTGAAGATAAAAGCTGATACAGTCAACGATGATGGCAAAACTCTCCTTCACATTGAATCGGAGTCAGGAAATACAAAACGCGTGCGATTCATTTTGAGGGAGTTTGCATACAAAAATCTTTTGTCCAAGCTTACTCCATATAAATATTCTGCACTTCATTTGGCTATATATGACGGACATACTGAAGTGGCTGATGTCATCATTGAAGCAGCTAGACGACAATTACTGGAAACTGAATTTCAAGCTTTTCTTAGGCAAGGTGATGAATACATGAACACAGCCTTAGATGCTGCAGTCATGAAAGGAAACGTAGCAATTGTTAAGCTATTACTGGAGGCCGACCCTATTGATACACACATTCAAAACGATGAAG ATGCTTTGTATGGTGCTGCTTTTTCCGGAGCTATGTTGGCAGCTGACGTACTGATCAACCATGATGAAGAATCTCAAAATGGAAAGGAACGTGCGCGATTCATTATGAGGGAGTTtgaaaacaaaagtcttctgcCCAAGCTTTCTTTTGATAAACAAACTGCACTTCAATTGGCTATAGATCTTGGTCATACTGAAGTGGCTGAGGTTATCATTGAAGAAGCTAGACGACATATGTCGGAAACTTGCTTTCAAGCTTTTCTTAGGAAAGATGATTATAAAAAGGACACCGCCTTACATCTAGCAGTCAAGAAAGGAAATGTGGCAAATGTTAAGCTATTAGTAGAGGCCGACCCTACTGATAGACATAGTCGAGACTATGATGGTAAAACTCCAATGTTCATAGCTGTGGAACAAGGGTTGGACGATATAGTGGAGATAATCTCTACAACTTGCACAAGTCCATCTTTGGACGGACCTTATGGTAGTACTGTCCTGTGTATTAAATATCTCGACCAAG TTAAGAGCCCTCGTAGAACACTCTataaaattatagaaagagaTGCTTTATATGCTGCTGCAATTGCTGGTGATGCTGATGCCATAGCTAACTTGGAGATGCAAGCTGATATACTCAACATATTTGGCGAAACAATACTTCATTTTGAATCTAGAAATGGAAATACAGAACATGTGCGGTTCCTTTTGAGGGAGTTTGCAAATAAAAATCTATTGATAAGGATTTCTGAAGATAAATTAACTGCACTTCACTGGGCTACATGTGGTGGACATACCGAAATGGCCGAGGTCATCATTGAAGCAGCTAAAAAACAATTTCCGGTAACTTCCTTTCAAGCTTTTCTTAGGCAAGAAGATTGTAAAATGCACACTGCCATGGTTATCACGGCGCCAAGTCGAGCATCGACGCCCGAGTACCTTCGAGAAGACTAG
- the LOC141697373 gene encoding uncharacterized protein LOC141697373 isoform X4 produces MDELDVLYDAAIVGDAEAIAKLKIKADTVNDDGKTLLHIESESGNTKRVRFILREFAYKNLLSKLTPYKYSALHLAIYDGHTEVADVIIEAARRQLLETEFQAFLRQGDEYMNTALDAAVMKGNVAIVKLLLEADPIDTHIQNDEDALYGAAFSGAMLAADVLINHDEESQNGKERARFIMREFENKSLLPKLSFDKQTALQLAIDLGHTEVAEVIIEEARRHMSETCFQAFLRKDDYKKDTALHLAVKKGNVANVKLLVEADPTDRHSRDYDGKTPMFIAVEQGLDDIVEIISTTCTSPSLDGPYGSTVLCIKYLDQVGTGVTTCCSSTKASYRNRGKF; encoded by the exons ATGGATGAATTAGATGTTTTGTATGATGCTGCCATTGTAGGAGATGCTGAAGCCATTGCTAAATTGAAGATAAAAGCTGATACAGTCAACGATGATGGCAAAACTCTCCTTCACATTGAATCGGAGTCAGGAAATACAAAACGCGTGCGATTCATTTTGAGGGAGTTTGCATACAAAAATCTTTTGTCCAAGCTTACTCCATATAAATATTCTGCACTTCATTTGGCTATATATGACGGACATACTGAAGTGGCTGATGTCATCATTGAAGCAGCTAGACGACAATTACTGGAAACTGAATTTCAAGCTTTTCTTAGGCAAGGTGATGAATACATGAACACAGCCTTAGATGCTGCAGTCATGAAAGGAAACGTAGCAATTGTTAAGCTATTACTGGAGGCCGACCCTATTGATACACACATTCAAAACGATGAAG ATGCTTTGTATGGTGCTGCTTTTTCCGGAGCTATGTTGGCAGCTGACGTACTGATCAACCATGATGAAGAATCTCAAAATGGAAAGGAACGTGCGCGATTCATTATGAGGGAGTTtgaaaacaaaagtcttctgcCCAAGCTTTCTTTTGATAAACAAACTGCACTTCAATTGGCTATAGATCTTGGTCATACTGAAGTGGCTGAGGTTATCATTGAAGAAGCTAGACGACATATGTCGGAAACTTGCTTTCAAGCTTTTCTTAGGAAAGATGATTATAAAAAGGACACCGCCTTACATCTAGCAGTCAAGAAAGGAAATGTGGCAAATGTTAAGCTATTAGTAGAGGCCGACCCTACTGATAGACATAGTCGAGACTATGATGGTAAAACTCCAATGTTCATAGCTGTGGAACAAGGGTTGGACGATATAGTGGAGATAATCTCTACAACTTGCACAAGTCCATCTTTGGACGGACCTTATGGTAGTACTGTCCTGTGTATTAAATATCTCGACCAAG TAGGGACTGGAGTAACAACATGTTGCAGCAGTACCAAAGCGAGTTACCGGAACAGGGGGAAATTTTGA
- the LOC141697373 gene encoding uncharacterized protein LOC141697373 isoform X3 — MDELDVLYDAAIVGDAEAIAKLKIKADTVNDDGKTLLHIESESGNTKRVRFILREFAYKNLLSKLTPYKYSALHLAIYDGHTEVADVIIEAARRQLLETEFQAFLRQGDEYMNTALDAAVMKGNVAIVKLLLEADPIDTHIQNDEDALYGAAFSGAMLAADVLINHDEESQNGKERARFIMREFENKSLLPKLSFDKQTALQLAIDLGHTEVAEVIIEEARRHMSETCFQAFLRKDDYKKDTALHLAVKKGNVANVKLLVEADPTDRHSRDYDGKTPMFIAVEQGLDDIVEIISTTCTSPSLDGPYGSTVLCIKYLDQVKSPRRTLYKIIERDALYAAAIAGDADAIANLEMQADILNIFGETILHFESRNGNTEHVRFLLREFANKNLLIRISEDKLTALHWATCGGHTEMAEVIIEAAKKQFP; from the exons ATGGATGAATTAGATGTTTTGTATGATGCTGCCATTGTAGGAGATGCTGAAGCCATTGCTAAATTGAAGATAAAAGCTGATACAGTCAACGATGATGGCAAAACTCTCCTTCACATTGAATCGGAGTCAGGAAATACAAAACGCGTGCGATTCATTTTGAGGGAGTTTGCATACAAAAATCTTTTGTCCAAGCTTACTCCATATAAATATTCTGCACTTCATTTGGCTATATATGACGGACATACTGAAGTGGCTGATGTCATCATTGAAGCAGCTAGACGACAATTACTGGAAACTGAATTTCAAGCTTTTCTTAGGCAAGGTGATGAATACATGAACACAGCCTTAGATGCTGCAGTCATGAAAGGAAACGTAGCAATTGTTAAGCTATTACTGGAGGCCGACCCTATTGATACACACATTCAAAACGATGAAG ATGCTTTGTATGGTGCTGCTTTTTCCGGAGCTATGTTGGCAGCTGACGTACTGATCAACCATGATGAAGAATCTCAAAATGGAAAGGAACGTGCGCGATTCATTATGAGGGAGTTtgaaaacaaaagtcttctgcCCAAGCTTTCTTTTGATAAACAAACTGCACTTCAATTGGCTATAGATCTTGGTCATACTGAAGTGGCTGAGGTTATCATTGAAGAAGCTAGACGACATATGTCGGAAACTTGCTTTCAAGCTTTTCTTAGGAAAGATGATTATAAAAAGGACACCGCCTTACATCTAGCAGTCAAGAAAGGAAATGTGGCAAATGTTAAGCTATTAGTAGAGGCCGACCCTACTGATAGACATAGTCGAGACTATGATGGTAAAACTCCAATGTTCATAGCTGTGGAACAAGGGTTGGACGATATAGTGGAGATAATCTCTACAACTTGCACAAGTCCATCTTTGGACGGACCTTATGGTAGTACTGTCCTGTGTATTAAATATCTCGACCAAG TTAAGAGCCCTCGTAGAACACTCTataaaattatagaaagagaTGCTTTATATGCTGCTGCAATTGCTGGTGATGCTGATGCCATAGCTAACTTGGAGATGCAAGCTGATATACTCAACATATTTGGCGAAACAATACTTCATTTTGAATCTAGAAATGGAAATACAGAACATGTGCGGTTCCTTTTGAGGGAGTTTGCAAATAAAAATCTATTGATAAGGATTTCTGAAGATAAATTAACTGCACTTCACTGGGCTACATGTGGTGGACATACCGAAATGGCCGAGGTCATCATTGAAGCAGCTAAAAAACAATTTCCG TAG
- the LOC141697373 gene encoding uncharacterized protein LOC141697373 isoform X1 → MDELDVLYDAAIVGDAEAIAKLKIKADTVNDDGKTLLHIESESGNTKRVRFILREFAYKNLLSKLTPYKYSALHLAIYDGHTEVADVIIEAARRQLLETEFQAFLRQGDEYMNTALDAAVMKGNVAIVKLLLEADPIDTHIQNDEDALYGAAFSGAMLAADVLINHDEESQNGKERARFIMREFENKSLLPKLSFDKQTALQLAIDLGHTEVAEVIIEEARRHMSETCFQAFLRKDDYKKDTALHLAVKKGNVANVKLLVEADPTDRHSRDYDGKTPMFIAVEQGLDDIVEIISTTCTSPSLDGPYGSTVLCIKYLDQVKSPRRTLYKIIERDALYAAAIAGDADAIANLEMQADILNIFGETILHFESRNGNTEHVRFLLREFANKNLLIRISEDKLTALHWATCGGHTEMAEVIIEAAKKQFPVTSFQAFLRQEDCKMHTAMVITAPSRASTPEYLRED, encoded by the exons ATGGATGAATTAGATGTTTTGTATGATGCTGCCATTGTAGGAGATGCTGAAGCCATTGCTAAATTGAAGATAAAAGCTGATACAGTCAACGATGATGGCAAAACTCTCCTTCACATTGAATCGGAGTCAGGAAATACAAAACGCGTGCGATTCATTTTGAGGGAGTTTGCATACAAAAATCTTTTGTCCAAGCTTACTCCATATAAATATTCTGCACTTCATTTGGCTATATATGACGGACATACTGAAGTGGCTGATGTCATCATTGAAGCAGCTAGACGACAATTACTGGAAACTGAATTTCAAGCTTTTCTTAGGCAAGGTGATGAATACATGAACACAGCCTTAGATGCTGCAGTCATGAAAGGAAACGTAGCAATTGTTAAGCTATTACTGGAGGCCGACCCTATTGATACACACATTCAAAACGATGAAG ATGCTTTGTATGGTGCTGCTTTTTCCGGAGCTATGTTGGCAGCTGACGTACTGATCAACCATGATGAAGAATCTCAAAATGGAAAGGAACGTGCGCGATTCATTATGAGGGAGTTtgaaaacaaaagtcttctgcCCAAGCTTTCTTTTGATAAACAAACTGCACTTCAATTGGCTATAGATCTTGGTCATACTGAAGTGGCTGAGGTTATCATTGAAGAAGCTAGACGACATATGTCGGAAACTTGCTTTCAAGCTTTTCTTAGGAAAGATGATTATAAAAAGGACACCGCCTTACATCTAGCAGTCAAGAAAGGAAATGTGGCAAATGTTAAGCTATTAGTAGAGGCCGACCCTACTGATAGACATAGTCGAGACTATGATGGTAAAACTCCAATGTTCATAGCTGTGGAACAAGGGTTGGACGATATAGTGGAGATAATCTCTACAACTTGCACAAGTCCATCTTTGGACGGACCTTATGGTAGTACTGTCCTGTGTATTAAATATCTCGACCAAG TTAAGAGCCCTCGTAGAACACTCTataaaattatagaaagagaTGCTTTATATGCTGCTGCAATTGCTGGTGATGCTGATGCCATAGCTAACTTGGAGATGCAAGCTGATATACTCAACATATTTGGCGAAACAATACTTCATTTTGAATCTAGAAATGGAAATACAGAACATGTGCGGTTCCTTTTGAGGGAGTTTGCAAATAAAAATCTATTGATAAGGATTTCTGAAGATAAATTAACTGCACTTCACTGGGCTACATGTGGTGGACATACCGAAATGGCCGAGGTCATCATTGAAGCAGCTAAAAAACAATTTCCGGTAACTTCCTTTCAAGCTTTTCTTAGGCAAGAAGATTGTAAAATGCACACTGCCATGGTTATCACGGCGCCAAGTCGAGCATCGACGCCCGAGTACCTTCGAGAAGACTAG
- the LOC141696526 gene encoding uncharacterized protein LOC141696526 — protein MDELDALYDAAIAGDADARAQLEERANRLYEKRYTILHTESKRGNTERVRYILSEFVNKNLLAKLTKSKHTALHLAIHGGHTEVAEVIIEAARRHFPKTSFQTFLRRYDKDGDTALHAAVMRGNVAIVKLLVEADSTDRHILNKQGKTPMFIAVEEGLKDVVEIISTTCAAPSLEGPGGRIALRYNLDKVKSAGGTLYKIINRDALYAAATDGNADAMSKLEMEADILNYKDETILHIESVSGNSERVRFILREFANKNLLPKLTTFKETALLSAILCGGHTEVVEVLIDAARRHFPGSSFQAFVRQGDNRMYTPLHAAVMRRNVAIVKLLVEADPTDRHTQNNEGKTPMFIAVERGYTEIVEIISTICTAPSLDGPHGSTALRINNLHQVKSPGGTLYKIVDRDALYASAVAGNADAMAKLEMEADILNKDDQSVLHIESINGNTERVRFILREFGNKNLLAKLGNQQENALVCAAKFGHTEVVEVLIDAARHLAPSANDNSITSFQAFLRNADQDSETALHVAVKKDHVAIVKLLVDADPTDRHIPDNEGKSPIYIAVEKGYTDIVKVICTTCTSPLNFDGPDGSTALHAAVKNSNHGIEVVEVIINAARRLLSSASDNPNTSFKAFLRKGDKDMNSALHIAVLQGNLATAKLLAESDPSYPGIPNNKGKTPFYISAESGYADIAKMMCTTCTAARWNLDGPGGRFTALHAVVKNLDEVKKEVRDVIEMIIDVSKDKLILKYEGISEHRLHKILADGVFSRFDENKQTILELAVERNYVGVVELLLDVRNPAYEDHWIGENLSSLMTLIYKAEDKKYKNMVQLLTHTYQAGAEAELSTPFMKNQASLLSAIRWREKEIVLGLLNGHDRGLVTFVDNLGWTTLHHAAYHEFVSIIKPILKAQVKFGHEFLYQEMLSTPFHVAVERGYTSTVILLMQLWPSSSSAFTNVDKKGQNILHLAALQSKKKMIQGILKYCSEEYKNEFVNKQDNNGDTALHLLIRRGCLVPELLKYEGLNTRVENNNRWTPPDMLYVNDQIIGDQVQIKIALDHIQIHQKRDIFSSSVLTVSKRERKDASFKKQANLMIHEKHAGMRQDSHAVANCFADAIAGDPISQAALEMETDRLQQEEGKTILHVESARGVTEHVGYIVREFANKNLLVMLDTSKQTALHLAAHHGHTQVVEALIEAARHLPATSSANDDTHNTLSSCQDLIRHANSPNQNTALHLAVLNGNTAIVKLLVGADPNDSHVKNIEGKTPFFIAAENGYRDIIKEICTTCTAVSLDGPGGRTTALHALIHNISQVTEGANEMIRMIVHAAKRSSNADFEALFSRTDELGSTVLQLAVERNYVDAVKLILQEDPSYQHGREIKRNGLRHLIYKAIDNGYSDNIVKLLSQTYQVGISPEHRDVLELILAIKRLDEDSVLSLLEDSKNIVTFEEDNGWSPLHYAAYHEFDSIIGAIIEAQEEVGHQFVYGEMVSTPFDVAVKHGQIRLLHP, from the exons ATGGATGAATTAGATGCTTTGTATGATGCTGCTATTGCCGGAGATGCTGATGCCAGAGCTCAGTTGGAGGAGAGAGCAAATAGGCTGTACGAAAAGAGATACACTATCCTTCATACTGAATCCAAAAGAGGAAATACAGAACGGGTGCGATACATTTTGAGTGAGTTTGTAAACAAAAATCTTTTGGCCAAGCTTACTAAATCTAAACATACTGCACTTCACTTGGCTATACATGGAGGACATACAGAAGTGGCTGAGGTCATCATTGAAGCAGCTAGACGACATTTTCCGAAAACTTCCTTTCAAACTTTTCTTAGGCGATATGATAAAGATGGGGACACCGCCTTGCATGCAGCAGTCATGAGAGGAAACGTAGCGATTGTTAAGCTTTTAGTAGAGGCCGATTCTACTGATAGACACATTCTAAACAAACAAGGTAAGACACCAATGTTCATAGCTGTGGAAGAAGGGTTGAAAGATGTGGTAGAGATAATCTCTACAACTTGCGCAGCTCCATCTTTGGAAGGACCTGGTGGCAGGATTGCTCTGCGTTACAATCTAGACAAAG TTAAGAGCGCCGGTGGAACActctataaaataataaatagagATGCTTTGTATGCCGCTGCTACTGATGGAAATGCTGATGCTATGTCTAAATTGGAGATGGAAGCTGATATACTGAACTATAAAGACGAAACTATCCTTCATATTGAATCCGTGTCTGGAAATTCAGAACGTGTGCGATTCATTCTGAGGGAGTTTGCAAACAAAAATCTTTTGCCCAAGCTTACTACATTTAAAGAAACTGCACTTCTCTCCGCTATATTATGCGGCGGACACACTGAAGTGGTTGAGGTCCTCATTGATGCAGCTAGACGCCATTTTCCGGGATCTTCCTTTCAAGCATTTGTTAGGCAAGGTGATAACCGTATGTACACCCCCTTACATGCAGCAGTCATGAGAAGAAACGTAGCTATTGTCAAACTATTGGTAGAGGCTGACCCTACCGATAGACATACACAAAACAATGAAGGTAAAACTCCAATGTTCATAGCTGTGGAAAGAGGGTATACGGAAATAGTAGAGATCATCTCTACAATTTGCACAGCTCCATCTTTGGACGGACCTCATGGTAGTACTGCTCTGCGTATTAACAATCTCCACCAAG TTAAGAGCCCTGGTGGAACACTTTATAAAATTGTGGATAGAGATGCTTTGTATGCCTCTGCCGTTGCCGGAAACGCTGATGCCATGGCTAAATTGGAGATGGAAGCTGATATCCTCAATAAAGATGACCAAAGTGTCCTTCATATTGAATCCATAAATGGAAATACAGAACGTGTGCGATTCATTTTAAGAGAGTTTGGAAACAAAAATCTTCTGGCCAAGCTGGGTAATCAACAAGAGAATGCACTTGTCTGTGCTGCAAAATTTGGACACACTGAAGTGGTTGAGGTCCTCATTGATGCAGCTCGACACTTGGCTCCTTCAGCTAATGATAATTCAATAACTTCTTTCCAAGCTTTTCTTAGGAATGCGGATCAAGATTCGGAGACTGCCTTACATGTAGCAGTTAAGAAAGATCATGTGGCTATTGTTAAGCTATTAGTAGACGCCGACCCTACGGATAGACATATTCCAGACAATGAAGGTAAATCTCCAATCTACATAGCTGTTGAAAAAGGGTATACGGATATAGTGAAGGTGATATGTACAACTTGCACATCTCCATTAAATTTTGATGGTCCTGATGGTAGTACTGCTTTGCATGCTGCTGTTAAGAATAGCAACCATGGCATTGAAGTGGTTGAGGTCATCATTAATGCAGCTAGACGCTTGCTTTCTTCTGCTTCAGATAATCCAAATACTTCTTTTAAAGCTTTTCTTAGGAAAGGTGATAAAGATATGAACTCTGCCTTGCACATAGCAGTTTTGCAAGGTAACTTGGCTACTGCTAAACTTTTAGCAGAGTCCGATCCAAGTTATCCAGGTATTCCAAACAACAAAGGGAAAACACCATTCTACATATCTGCAGAAAGTGGGTATGCTGATATTGCAAAGATGATGTGTACAACTTGCACTGCTGCTCGATGGAATTTGGATGGTCCAGGTGGTAGATTTACTGCTTTGCATGCTGTTGTAAAAAATCTTGACGAAG TGAAGAAGGAAGTTAGAGACGTTATTGAAATGATAATTGATGTATCGAAGGATAAACTTATTCTAAAGTACGAGGGCATCAGCGAGCACCGATTACATAAAATTTTGGCAGATGGAGTATTTTCTCGATTTGACGAGAACAAACAAACTATCTTGGAATTGGCAGTGGAGCGAAATTACGTGGGAGTGGTCGAATTATTGCTAGATGTACGAAATCCCGCCTATGAAGATCATTGGATTGGCGAAAATTTAAGTAGTCTAATGACTTTAATTTACAAAGCCGAGGATAAGAAGTACAAGAATATGGTACAATTACTCACGCACACGTATCAAGCTGGAGCTGAGGCTGAATTATCCACACCTTTTATGAAAAATCAAGCGAGTCTACTTTCAGCTATTAGATGGCGTGAAAAAG AAATCGTCTTGGGCCTGTTGAATGGTCATGACAGGGGCCTTGTGACCTTTGTTGACAATTTGGGGTGGACAACTCTTCATCATGCAGCATATCACGAATTTGTTTCAATAATTAAACCTATATTAAAAGCTCAGGTAAAGTTTGGACATGAATTTTTGTATCAAGAAATGTTATCAACACCCTTTCATGTAGCAGTCGAGAGAGGATATACTTCTACCGTAATACTTCTCATGCAATTATGGCCATCTTCGTCTTCAGCGTTTACCAATGTTGATAAAAAAGGACAAAATATACTACATTTAGCGGCATTGCAAAGTAAAAAAAAGATGATACAAGGAATTTTAAAATATTGTTCAGAAGAATATAAGAATGAGTTCGTGAATAAGCAGGACAACAACGGTGATACAGCTCTTCACCTTCTTATCAGACGTGGTTGCTTGGTTCCGGAGCTCTTAAAATACGAAGGACTTAATACAAGGGTGGAAAATAACAACAGATGGACTCCTCCTGATATGTTGTATGTTAACGATCAAATCATTGGCGATCAG GTACAAATCAAAATTGCTCTTGATCATATTCAAATTCATCAGAAAAGGGATATTTTTTCAAGTTCAGTGCTCACAGTTAGTAAACGAGAGAGAAAAGATGCGAGTTTTAAGAAACAAGCAAACCTGATGATACATGAAAAGCATGCAGGGATGAGGCAAGATAGTCATGCCGTTGCCAATTGTTTTGCGGATGCCATTGCTGGAGATCCTATTTCCCAAGCTGCATTGGAGATGGAAACAGATAGACTGCAGCAGGAAGAAGGAAAAACTATCCTTCACGTAGAATCGGCGAGAGGAGTTACAGAACATGTAGGGTATATTGTGAGGGAGTTTGCAAACAAAAACCTTTTGGTCATGCTGGATACATCAAAACAAACTGCACTACACCTTGCAGCACATCATGGACACACTCAAGTGGTCGAGGCTCTCATTGAGGCTGCAAGACATTTGCCAGCTACTTCGTCAGCCAATGATGATACCCATAATACACTTAGCTCTTGTCAGGATCTAATTAGGCATGCTAATTCTCCAAACCAGAACACCGCATTACACTTAGCAGTCCTTAATGGTAACACGGCAATTGTTAAGCTCCTAGTAGGAGCCGATCCAAATGATAGCCATGTTAAAAACATCGAAGGCAAAACTCCATTCTTCATAGCTGCGGAAAATGGGTACAGAGATATAATTAAGGAGATCTGTACGACTTGCACGGCTGTGTCTTTAGATGGTCCTGGTGGTAGGACAACTGCTTTGCATGCTCTTATTCATAATATCAGCCAAG TGACAGAAGGAGCGAACGAAATGATTAGGATGATCGTTCATGCAGCCAAACGTTCGAGTAATGCAGATTTTGAGGCATTGTTTAGTAGAACAGACGAGTTGGGAAGCACTGTCTTACAACTGGCGGTAGAGAGAAATTATGTGGATGCTGTTAAACTGATACTACAGGAAGATCCATCCTATCAGCATGGTCGTGAAATTAAAAGAAATGGTCTCAGGCATTTAATCTACAAAGCAATAGATAATGGGTATAGTGATAATATTGTCAAATTACTCTCTCAAACCTACCAAGTTGGAATCAGCCCTGAGCATAGAGATGTGCTTGAGTTGATTCTTGCTATTAAAAGGCTTGATGAAG ACTCTGTATTAAGTCTCTTGGAAGATTCCAAAAACATTGTAACTTTTGAAGAAGATAATGGGTGGTCACCACTTCACTATGCTGCATATCACGAATTTGATTCCATAATTGGTGCTATAATAGAAGCACAAGAAGAAGTTGGACACCAATTCGTGTATGGAGAGATGGTATCAACGCCATTTGATGTAGCAGTCAAACATGGCCAGATTCGTCTTCTGCATCCTTAG
- the LOC141697374 gene encoding uncharacterized protein LOC141697374 produces MVQGILKYCPEKYKSKILKHHDINGDTPLHLLISHGCFIPELIKHKGLDTMAKNKKDFTPRDMLYVKDEIVADQVHIKIALDSVQTNQSVWKLWPKRTEKKTDAWRSNKISQSKRKKKDVKFEEHKKLLMDEKHEQRKKDLERYKMRTNTQIIVTALITTVTFTVGFTMPGGLYQSGDVNEGLVVLSRKTAFNAFMVSDALALLLSTSSLFFYFLESMNEDPGQVSKLNAASTVLNIVSVMAMMLTFIAGTYVVLSHSPALAITVSVIGSLFFLLIIVLLIKMVYRTVLRNEDSILMYNT; encoded by the exons ATGGTACAAGGCATTTTGAAATATTGTCCTGAGAAGTACAAGAGCAAGATTTTGAAACATCACGACATCAATGGCGACACTCCTCTCCATCTACTTATCTCCCATGGTTGTTTTATTCCGGAACTAATAAAACATAAAGGACTTGATACAATGGCAAAAAACAAGAAGGATTTTACTCCTCGAGATATGCTGTATGTTAAAGATGAGATTGTTGCCGATCAG GTGCATATTAAAATTGCACTTGATAGTGTCCAAACTAATCAATCAGTTTGGAAGCTTTGGCCCAAAAGAACAGAGAAGAAAACAGATGCTTGGAGAAGTAATAAAATTTCACAAagtaaaagaaagaaaaaagatgTGAAATTTGAGGAACACAAAAAATTGTTGATGGATGAAAAGCATGAACAGAGGAAGAAGGATCTAGAAAGGTATAAAATGAGGACCAACACCCAGATTATAGTCACCGCACTTATAACTACAGTAACTTTTACCGTAGGATTTACGATGCCGGGTGGTCTCTATCAGAGTGGAGATGTTAATGAAGGATTGGTAGTTCTTTCTAGAAAGACAGCTTTTAATGCATTCATGGTATCAGATGCATTAGCTCTACTACTGTCAACATCTTCGTTGTTTTTTTACTTTCTTGAATCAATGAATGAAGATCCTGGCCAAGTGTCGAAACTGAATGCTGCATCGACTGTGCTCAACATAGTTTCTGTAATGGCTATGATGTTGACATTTATTGCAGGAACTTATGTGGTGTTATCCCATTCACCAGCCCTCGCCATTACAGTTAGTGTAATCGGTTCCCTCTTCTTTCTTCTCATCATTGTTCTATTGATCAAGATGGTGTACCGTACAGTACTGAGGAATGAAGATAGTATCTTGATGTATAATACATGA